The Malus domestica chromosome 13, GDT2T_hap1 genome includes a window with the following:
- the LOC103414333 gene encoding uncharacterized protein, whose translation MDSRASLASQESTAQINMISPRKRPLHTCAVSFLAVAHRAFTIAQGLNGPLGFIIKIAARLITLAGPLAYALKYQWVTMTILSFIDGRILALEGMIERFYPPSHIVFDKIDDLVQVTESLPGKFDNAVSKIPAHFHHISFFDWTLVRAIWLLNFVAATLTNYWRKSKGTREKEIKVDTSSNIDHNCQPGSVHEADQSSPNCNKINKGNNFSSPRKAVTYKDVLLQKGTNKGGIGKKEENKVNNREEVESSVADDDESETNSKDDLIEMFESSWLMTSPGKNDENYAPRSVSFAF comes from the exons ATGGATTCCCGGGCATCCTTGGCATCCCAG GAATCAACAGCACAAATCAACATGATCAGTCCCAGAAAACGCCCGTTGCACACTTGTGCGGTTTCATTTTTAGCGGTAGCTCATAGAGCCTTCACCATAGCCCAAGGTCTTAATGGACCGCTAGGGTTCATAATAAAAATTGCAGCCAGACTAATAACGTTGGCCGGACCCTTGGCTTATGCCTTGAAATACCAATGGGTCACAATGACAATCCTCTCATTCATCGACGGTCGAATTTTAGCCCTTGAAGGCATGATCGAGAGATTTTACCCTCCTTCACACATTGTGTTCGACAAGATCGACGACCTTGTCCAAGTCACCGAATCCCTGCCTGGAAAATTCGACAATGCTGTTAGCAAAATCCCTGCACATTTCCATCACATTTCATTTTTCGACTGGACGTTGGTTCGTGCCATTTGGCTGCTGAATTTTGTTGCGGCTACATTGACTAACTACTGGAGAAAGTCAAAGGGTACGAGGGAGAAGGAGATTAAGGTTGATACAAGCAGCAATATTGATCACAACTGTCAACCAGGTTCGGTTCATGAGGCCGACCAGTCTTCCCCAAATTGTAATAAGATTAATAAGGGTAATAATTTCTCTTCTCCGCGTAAAGCTGTTACTTACAAGGACGTGCTTCTACAGAAGGGAACAAATAAAGGAGGGAttggaaaaaaagaagagaacaaGGTTAACAACAGGGAAGAAGTGGAGAGTAGTGTTGCTGATGATGATGAAAGTGAAACCAACTCTAAGGATGATCTCATCGAAATGTTCGAATCATCCTGGCTTATGACATCGCCGggaaaaaatgatgaaaattacGCGCCGCGTTCTGTTTCATTCgctttttaa
- the LOC139190773 gene encoding uncharacterized protein has protein sequence MFNLHIAQNEKEEDEERRMRDNESRMARDSHSRRVVQAVAQICRPTRSGNLDRRRQQRGVELLDDYFVHNSAFPDMYFRRCFRMERHLFNKIMIAVCNHDFYFQQKKDAYGAMGILPEQKITVALRIFAYIVSANQVDEIARMEKSTILESLMRFYGAIESIYTVEYLRKPTHMDLERLLKKAEMRGFPGMIGSIDCMHWTWKNCPSA, from the coding sequence atgttcaatctccatatagcccaaaatgagaaggaagaggatgaggagcggaGAATGAGAGATAACGAATCAAGAATGGCCAGAGactcacattcccgtcgagtcgTCCAAGCTGTGGCTCAGATATGCAGGCCCACCCGTTCcggaaaccttgatagaaggAGGCAACAACGAGGTGTGGAGCtgttggacgattattttgtccatAATAGTGCATTTCCTGATATGTACTTCAGACgttgttttagaatggaacgacatttgttcaacaaaatcatgattgctgtttgcaaccatgattttTACTTTCAGCAAAAGAAAGATGCTTATGGTGCTATGGGTATCcttcctgagcaaaaaattactgttGCGCTGCGGATATTTGCGTACATAGTATCTGcaaaccaagtggatgagatagcgaggatggagaaatcaaccattcttgagtccctgatgaggttttacggagcaatcgaatctatctacaccgTAGAGTACCTTCGGAAACCTACTCACATGGACTTGGAAAGGCTTTTGAAGAAGgccgagatgcgaggttttcctgggatgattgggagcattgattgtatgcattggacgtggaaaaactgtccaagtgcatga
- the LOC103452418 gene encoding geraniol 8-hydroxylase-like, with the protein MYLCPLNCGKIYRLGEEMDFLSCILLGLIIAWISIHTLYYSLGRRSLDTTRLPPGPNPLPFIGNLLELGNKPHLSLTKLSQRYGPIMTLHLGQITTVVISSSTIAKSVLRTHDQLFCNRTVPDALQACQHSKYSMAWIPVSATWKNLRKTCNSQLFTTKILDANQANRHLKVQELISDVNEGAVKGEVVDIGRAAFKTTLNLLSRTIFSVDLADPHSARAREFKELVWSILEESLKPNLADYFPVLKKIDPLGIRRRQTGYYRKMFDIFDRLMMQRFESRKELDYVMTNDMLDTLITLSVKKNEDMDMDETQHLFLDLFAAATDTTSSTLEWAMAELIRNPEKLSKAQAELKQTIGKGKLVEESDIGQLPYLQAIIKETFRLYPAAPLLIPRKAETDVEICGYVVPKGAQVFVNAWAIGRDPVIWDNPDSFVPERFLGSEIDFTGKNFELIPFGGGRRMCPGMPLAVRMVNLMLGSLINCFSNWKLEDGVTLETMNMDQKFGLTLQKAQPLRVVPML; encoded by the exons ATGTATTTATGTCCTCTCAATTGTGGCAAAATTTACAGATTGGGAGAAGAAATGGATTTCTTGAGTTGCATACTACTAGGTCTAATAATTGCATGGATCTCAATTCACACCCTCTATTATTCGCTTGGAAGACGATCATTAGATACCACAAGGCTTCCACCAGGACCAAACCCACTTCCCTTCATTGGCAATCTCTTAGAGCTTGGCAACAaaccccatctctctctcacaaaGCTTTCACAACGCTATGGCCCAATTATGACTTTGCATCTCGGCCAAATAACAACCGTGGTAATTTCTTCATCAACCATCGCCAAATCAGTCCTCCGAACCCATGACCAACTCTTCTGCAACCGAACCGTCCCTGATGCGCTCCAAGCCTGTCAACATTCCAAGTACAGCATGGCGTGGATACCGGTTTCAGCTACATGGAAAAACCTCCGCAAAACATGTAACTCGCAATTGTTCACCACTAAAATTCTAGACGCCAACCAAGCCAACCGTCACCTGAAAGTGCAAGAGCTCATATCCGACGTCAATGAAGGCGCTGTAAAAGGTGAGGTGGTTGATATCGGACGGGCTGCTTTCAAAACTACGCTCAATTTGCTATCGCGTACCATCTTCTCTGTGGATTTAGCGGACCCACACAGTGCGAGGGCGAGAGAGTTCAAGGAGCTGGTATGGAGTATTCTTGAAGAGTCTTTGAAACCTAACTTGGCTGACTATTTTCCTGTGCTGAAAAAGATTGATCCCCTGGGGATACGACGCCGTCAGACTGGTTACTACCGGAAGATGTTTGACATATTTGATCGATTGATGATGCAACGGTTTGAATCAAGAAAAGAGCTTGATTATGTCATGACTAATGATATGTTAGATACCCTGATAACCCTTAGtgtaaagaaaaatgaggatatGGACATGGATGAAACTCAACATCTGTTCCTG GATCTATTTGCTGCGGCAACAGATACAACGTCATCCACATTGGAATGGGCAATGGCTGAGCTAATCCGCAACCCAGAAAAATTGTCCAAAGCCCAAGCGGAGCTGAAGCAGACCATCGGAAAAGGAAAACTGGTTGAGGAATCCGACATTGGTCAACTCCCTTACTTACAAGCAATAATCAAGGAGACCTTCCGTCTATACCCAGCAGCACCTTTACTAATTCCCCGAAAAGCTGAAACAGATGTTGAGATCTGCGGGTACGTTGTACCAAAAGGTGCACAAGTGTTTGTCAATGCATGGGCCATAGGAAGAGACCCTGTCATTTGGGACAATCCAGACTCATTCGTGCCAGAGAGGTTTTTGGGATCGGAAATTGATTTTACTGGCAAGAATTTTGAGCTTATTCCGTTTGGTGGTGGGAGGAGAATGTGTCCTGGTATGCCATTGGCAGTGAGAATGGTGAACTTGATGCTGGGTTCGCTTATTAACTGTTTCAGTAATTGGAAGCTTGAAGATGGAGTTACACTAGAGACCATGAACATGGATCAGAAGTTTGGCCTTACCTTACAGAAAGCTCAGCCTCTCAGAGTTGTGCCCATGTTATAG